A stretch of DNA from Chitinispirillales bacterium:
ATTTTGCATCCGCTTTTATATTTTTTGAAAAATCGCCGACACAAACGCCGCCGAATTCAATCAAATTCGGAAATCGAAAATCTGCGCGTTCGATTTTTGTTTCAAATCCGTTTTTTGCGCTCGCTTCCACTATTTCCGCTTTCATAGACTCAAGGGAATTTGGAAAATAAATCGTCGCTAAAATCCCCGTACCTATAACTATAATTACCGAAAAAGCGACAAAAATTATGATAACCTTTGACATTTACCTATTCTCCGATTTAATTTTATCGCAAAAGTTCGGACAAAAATACATTTTGGAGATAAACGCTATGTCAAATTCGGACAAATTGTTTGAAAACGAATATAAAATGCTTTGGGATATGACGGGAAACAGCCCGGTAATGGAAAAAGTAGTTCGTTTGTGCGTGAAAATCGCTCCAAGTTCCGCAAACATAGTAATGCTGGGTGAAAACGGCACGGGAAAGGAATATTTTGCGGAAATTATACATAAATTGTCAAAGTCCGACGGCAAATTCGTTGCGGTAAATTGTGGAGCGATTCCGGAAAATTTGTTTGAAAGCGAGTTGTTCGGGCATAAAAAAGGTTCGTTTACAGGCGCGGTCGCGGATAAATCCGGCGTCGTAGAAGAGGCGGACGGCGGAACGCTTTTTTTGGACGAGATAGCCGACTTGCCGCTTAACTGTCAAGTTAAACTTTTACGTTTTATACAAGAAAAAACATTTAGGAGAGTCGGTGAAAATTCGGATAGAAAATCAAATTGCAGAATAATTGCCGCAACTAACAAAAATTTGAAGCAAATGATTGAAGATAATTTATTCCGCGAAGATTTATATTATCGAATAAACGTTTTTGCAATTACTCTGCCGCCGCTTAGAGAGCGGAAAGAAAGCATTTCGTATTTAATTCCTTTATTTATGCATCAGCAGTGCGAAAAACTCAAAAAAGGTACGCTTGATTTTTCAAACGAGGCGAAGTTTGCGCTTATGAGTTATGATTACCCTGGAAATATTCGTGAGCTGCGAAACGTCATAGAACACGCGACGGTAGTGAATGAATCGGGAGTAATTTCGTTTGAGGATTTGCCCGAGTATTTGCAAAAATTCATTGAAGAAAAATACTTGAATCACAAAAGTTTGGCAATTGAATATAAGGATATTCCTCTTATTGAAGTGAAAAAAGATATAATTCCGGATAAAAAAAATGAGGGAACAGACGATAACGACGTTTTTTGCATAAACTCTTTAATGACACTTAATGACGCGGAGACAGCATATATTAAATTTGTATTGAAAAAATGTAAAAATAATTACTCAAAGGCGGCGAAAATTTTGGGAATCAGCCGTTCTACAATTTGGAGGAAACTAAACGATGAGTCGTATTGACATAAGGATTTATTACGAAGACACCGATTTGAGCGGCGTAGTCTATCACTCAAATTATCTAAAATTTATGGAGAGAGGGCGTACGGAATTCCTTCGCGAACACGAAATTGATTTGGCGAAATATCATGAAGAAGGCGTAGTTTTTGCCGTTACCGAAGTCAAAATACAGTATCGCTATCCCGCAAAATACAACGACTTAGTGAGAGTTGAAACGGAATTAGACGCAATTTCGTCTTTTCAAGTAAGTTTTCGCGACGAAATGTTTAATCAGGACGGAAAGTGTTTGAGCAAAGGAACGGCGAAAATTGTCGCTGTGGATGAAAAAAGCGGAAGCGCGATTCGTTTACCTGAAAGTTTCATAAATCTTGCCGAAAAAATTTTGGAGCAAAACAAAAAAAATGTATAGTTATTTTTTGAAGTCGTTTGGCTGCCAAATGAATAGCGCCGATTCCGATTTTATTGCCGGATTGCTTACGGCAAGAGGATTTTCTTTGTCGCAAGACATCAAAACCGCCGATATCGTGATTGTGAATACTTGTTCTGTCCGTCAAAAGGCGGAAAGCAGGGCTTTTGCGCAAATAATGGAATATTGTGCGATAAAAAAAAAAGATTCGTTGCTTTGGGTTATCGGTTGTATGGCGCAACGGACAAGTAATGAATTAAAAGAGAAAATTCCAAATATTCAAAGGATTATCGGTGCGCAGGAAATTGAATTTATTGAAGAAAAAATAGACGAATATCTTTTGCCGCTGGGGCATTTTGACATTTTGCCGCAAAAT
This window harbors:
- a CDS encoding YbgC/FadM family acyl-CoA thioesterase, with the protein product MSRIDIRIYYEDTDLSGVVYHSNYLKFMERGRTEFLREHEIDLAKYHEEGVVFAVTEVKIQYRYPAKYNDLVRVETELDAISSFQVSFRDEMFNQDGKCLSKGTAKIVAVDEKSGSAIRLPESFINLAEKILEQNKKNV
- a CDS encoding sigma-54 dependent transcriptional regulator, coding for MSNSDKLFENEYKMLWDMTGNSPVMEKVVRLCVKIAPSSANIVMLGENGTGKEYFAEIIHKLSKSDGKFVAVNCGAIPENLFESELFGHKKGSFTGAVADKSGVVEEADGGTLFLDEIADLPLNCQVKLLRFIQEKTFRRVGENSDRKSNCRIIAATNKNLKQMIEDNLFREDLYYRINVFAITLPPLRERKESISYLIPLFMHQQCEKLKKGTLDFSNEAKFALMSYDYPGNIRELRNVIEHATVVNESGVISFEDLPEYLQKFIEEKYLNHKSLAIEYKDIPLIEVKKDIIPDKKNEGTDDNDVFCINSLMTLNDAETAYIKFVLKKCKNNYSKAAKILGISRSTIWRKLNDESY